A genomic region of Streptomyces sp. NBC_00247 contains the following coding sequences:
- a CDS encoding glycoside hydrolase family 10 protein, translating into MRRMGRRAFMLGAAGVVAALAAPGPAGAAGPVSGDRRHRVATGLRGMWIATVANVDWPSATGLSAATQRSELTAHLDRAGRFGLNAVIFQVRPSADALWPSPHEPWSQYLTGTQGKDPGWDPLGTAVTEAHARGLELHAWFNPYRVSNQTDPKKLVATHPARVHPDWVVPYGGKLYYDPGLPEVRAFVQDAMLDAVSRYDIDAVHWDDYFYPYPVSGQTFDDADTYAAHGGGFSSKAAWRRDNIDRLVKETSDRIKEIKPHVRFGISPFGVWRNKTTDPLGSPTSAGVQTYDDLYADTRKWIKEGWIDYICPQLYWSIGQSGADYAELVPWWAEVVDGTDVDLYIGEALYKAGDPAQNSAWQSTSELSRHLTFAEDYPAVGGHAFFSAKSVKADPIGAMSRVAADHYGVG; encoded by the coding sequence ATGCGGCGCATGGGCCGGAGGGCATTCATGCTGGGCGCGGCCGGGGTGGTGGCGGCCCTGGCCGCACCGGGTCCGGCGGGGGCGGCGGGGCCCGTGTCCGGTGACCGACGTCACCGCGTGGCGACCGGACTGCGCGGCATGTGGATCGCCACCGTGGCCAACGTCGACTGGCCCTCCGCCACGGGCCTGTCGGCGGCCACCCAGCGCAGCGAGCTGACCGCCCACCTGGACCGGGCCGGCCGGTTCGGCCTGAACGCGGTCATCTTCCAGGTCCGGCCCAGCGCCGACGCCCTCTGGCCCTCGCCCCACGAGCCCTGGTCGCAGTACCTGACCGGCACCCAGGGCAAGGACCCAGGCTGGGACCCGCTCGGCACGGCCGTGACCGAGGCCCACGCCCGCGGCCTCGAACTGCACGCCTGGTTCAACCCGTACCGGGTCTCCAACCAGACCGACCCGAAGAAGCTCGTCGCCACCCATCCCGCCCGGGTCCACCCGGACTGGGTCGTTCCGTACGGCGGGAAGCTCTACTACGACCCCGGGCTGCCGGAGGTCCGCGCGTTCGTCCAGGACGCCATGCTGGACGCGGTCAGCCGGTACGACATCGACGCGGTCCACTGGGACGACTACTTCTACCCGTACCCCGTCTCCGGTCAGACCTTCGACGACGCCGACACCTACGCCGCACACGGAGGCGGCTTCAGCAGCAAGGCGGCCTGGCGCCGGGACAACATCGACCGGCTGGTCAAGGAGACCTCCGACCGGATCAAGGAGATCAAGCCGCACGTCCGCTTCGGCATCAGCCCCTTCGGCGTCTGGCGCAACAAGACGACCGACCCGCTCGGCTCGCCGACCTCCGCCGGGGTGCAGACGTACGACGACCTGTACGCGGACACCCGCAAGTGGATCAAGGAGGGGTGGATCGATTACATCTGCCCCCAGCTGTACTGGAGCATCGGCCAGTCGGGCGCCGACTACGCCGAACTGGTCCCGTGGTGGGCGGAGGTGGTGGACGGCACGGACGTCGACCTCTACATCGGCGAGGCGCTCTACAAGGCCGGCGACCCGGCCCAGAACTCCGCCTGGCAGAGCACGTCCGAACTCTCCCGCCACCTCACCTTCGCCGAGGACTACCCGGCCGTCGGCGGTCACGCCTTCTTCTCCGCGAAGAGCGTCAAGGCGGACCCGATCGGCGCCATGTCCCGGGTGGCGGCGGACCACTACGGGGTGGGGTGA
- a CDS encoding phosphotransferase yields the protein MFLKASPLGARMASHYRAEAVVGAHLPTAIAPEFLWSLEAGGWVVNAFESVRGREPGLWPGSADLIGALDAVGGLERELTPCPVPEAGAVGETLAALAGHWARLAAGPAEWAGQGLWTASQRARLEDLDRAERLVEPSAGDTLVHCDLRADNMLTETGTGRVRILDWSWGARGAAWVDAAFFVPQLILAGHSPAGAEVALAARVPAWRAVDSETASAFAVALTGYWTWHHAHGPGGALGAYRGRASEAGRKWIGHRLG from the coding sequence GTGTTCCTCAAGGCTTCGCCGCTCGGTGCGCGGATGGCGTCGCACTACAGGGCCGAGGCGGTGGTCGGGGCGCATCTGCCGACTGCGATCGCTCCGGAGTTCCTGTGGTCGCTGGAGGCGGGCGGCTGGGTCGTCAACGCCTTCGAGTCCGTGCGGGGCAGGGAACCCGGCCTGTGGCCCGGGTCGGCGGATCTGATCGGCGCGCTGGACGCGGTCGGTGGGCTGGAACGGGAGCTGACGCCGTGTCCGGTGCCGGAGGCCGGTGCGGTCGGGGAGACCCTGGCGGCGTTGGCAGGACACTGGGCGCGGCTCGCGGCCGGGCCGGCCGAGTGGGCGGGGCAGGGCCTGTGGACCGCCTCGCAGCGTGCCCGGCTGGAAGACCTGGACAGAGCGGAGCGGCTGGTCGAACCGTCCGCCGGGGACACGCTGGTCCACTGCGACCTGCGCGCGGACAACATGCTGACCGAGACCGGCACCGGGCGGGTCCGAATCCTGGACTGGTCGTGGGGGGCGCGGGGCGCCGCGTGGGTGGACGCGGCGTTCTTCGTCCCGCAGCTGATCCTCGCCGGTCACAGTCCGGCGGGCGCGGAGGTCGCTCTCGCCGCCCGGGTTCCGGCCTGGCGCGCGGTGGATTCCGAGACGGCGAGCGCGTTCGCGGTGGCCCTCACCGGCTACTGGACCTGGCACCACGCGCACGGCCCCGGCGGTGCGCTGGGCGCGTACCGGGGCCGTGCGTCGGAGGCGGGCCGGAAGTGGATCGGCCACCGGCTCGGCTGA
- a CDS encoding DUF1918 domain-containing protein, with protein MEARTGDRLLTHGRTVGRPDRVAEIVEVRGPRGTPPYRLRYADGHESLAYPGPDSVVEHTGRREDPGTG; from the coding sequence GTGGAGGCACGCACCGGCGACCGGTTGCTGACCCACGGCAGAACCGTGGGCCGCCCCGACCGGGTCGCCGAGATCGTCGAAGTGAGGGGCCCGCGCGGCACCCCGCCGTACCGGCTGCGCTACGCGGACGGCCACGAGTCACTGGCGTATCCGGGGCCGGACAGCGTCGTAGAGCACACGGGCCGGCGGGAGGACCCCGGAACGGGCTGA